Proteins co-encoded in one Ralstonia sp. RRA genomic window:
- a CDS encoding F0F1 ATP synthase subunit B produces MNLNATLVAQMVVFFILWWVVAKFIWPPLVKALDERAKKIADGLAAADKGKAELELANKRVEQALTEARNEGAQRIADAEKRAQMSADEIKQNAQAEAARIIAQAKAEAEQQTVRARESLRDQVATLAVKGAEQILKREVNAQVHADLLNQLKAEL; encoded by the coding sequence ATGAACCTGAACGCCACACTCGTTGCGCAGATGGTCGTGTTCTTCATCCTGTGGTGGGTTGTTGCCAAGTTCATTTGGCCGCCCCTGGTGAAGGCGCTCGACGAACGCGCAAAGAAAATTGCCGATGGCCTGGCCGCTGCCGATAAGGGCAAGGCTGAGCTGGAGCTGGCCAACAAGCGGGTCGAGCAGGCACTGACCGAAGCGCGCAATGAAGGCGCGCAGCGCATCGCGGACGCTGAAAAGCGTGCCCAGATGAGCGCCGACGAGATCAAGCAAAACGCCCAAGCCGAAGCCGCGCGCATCATCGCGCAAGCCAAGGCAGAAGCCGAGCAGCAAACCGTGCGCGCGCGTGAGTCGCTGCGTGACCAGGTTGCCACGCTGGCCGTCAAGGGTGCCGAGCAGATCCTCAAGCGTGAAGTCAATGCGCAGGTCCACGCTGATCTGCTCAATCAACTCAAGGCTGAGCTGTAA
- the rsmG gene encoding 16S rRNA (guanine(527)-N(7))-methyltransferase RsmG, which produces MANALTDARSELEAGARALGLSLDEAQVDRLLAYQGLLAKWNRVYNLTAIRDAGDMLTHHLLDSLSAVSRIAELARRAQPDAPRVLDVGSGGGLPGIPLAIAFPDVSVTMVDIVQKKTAFLTQCRAELGLTNAQSHWGHVEKLADTTGYGVITSRAFAELVDFVNLAGHLLAPGGRMVAMKGVRPDTEIERLPAGWTVEAIERLTVPGLPAERHLVILAPSA; this is translated from the coding sequence ATGGCAAATGCATTGACCGACGCTCGATCGGAATTGGAGGCGGGTGCCCGTGCGCTCGGCCTGTCGCTGGACGAAGCCCAAGTGGATCGCCTGCTGGCGTACCAGGGGCTGCTTGCCAAATGGAACCGCGTCTATAACCTGACCGCCATCCGCGATGCGGGCGACATGCTCACGCATCACCTGCTGGATTCGCTGTCGGCCGTGTCGCGCATTGCCGAGTTGGCGCGCCGCGCGCAGCCTGATGCGCCGCGCGTACTGGATGTCGGCTCAGGCGGCGGCTTGCCGGGTATCCCGCTCGCCATCGCTTTCCCAGATGTGAGCGTCACGATGGTCGACATCGTGCAGAAGAAGACCGCCTTCCTGACGCAGTGCCGTGCCGAGCTTGGCCTGACCAACGCCCAGTCGCACTGGGGCCACGTGGAAAAACTGGCCGATACCACCGGCTACGGCGTCATCACTTCGCGCGCGTTTGCTGAACTGGTCGATTTCGTGAATCTCGCCGGTCACTTGCTGGCCCCGGGTGGCCGCATGGTTGCCATGAAAGGCGTGCGCCCGGACACCGAAATCGAGCGTCTGCCCGCCGGCTGGACTGTCGAAGCCATCGAACGCCTGACCGTGCCGGGGCTGCCGGCCGAGCGTCACTTGGTCATCCTTGCGCCGTCGGCGTGA
- the atpB gene encoding F0F1 ATP synthase subunit A, whose amino-acid sequence MATEVAEAAGHAAEHALTPSAYIAEHLQNFNSVGGKQMSVVDFSVINWDTMFWSVLMGAIGIIFLGMAARRVTSGVPGRFQAFVELVVEMVDDQAKGIIHGDRSWIAPLALMVFVWVTLMNAVDLIPVDWVTGVNHLLGSFGLHVPHHRAVATADLNGTFGMSFAVLILMIYYSFKIKGAGGFAHELLSAPFGAKWYLAPFNLILNIIEFLAKAVSLGMRLFGNMYAGELVFLLIALLGSIWTFGADFSALGFVGHVVAGAVWAIFHILIVLLQAFIFMMLTLVYIGQAHDHH is encoded by the coding sequence ATGGCAACTGAAGTCGCAGAAGCCGCCGGCCACGCCGCCGAGCACGCTCTCACGCCTTCCGCGTATATCGCGGAGCATTTGCAGAATTTCAATAGCGTCGGCGGCAAGCAGATGTCGGTCGTCGACTTCTCCGTCATCAACTGGGACACGATGTTCTGGTCCGTGTTGATGGGCGCCATCGGCATCATCTTCCTCGGCATGGCTGCGCGCCGTGTCACCTCCGGCGTTCCTGGCCGTTTCCAAGCGTTTGTTGAACTGGTTGTCGAGATGGTCGACGACCAGGCCAAGGGCATCATCCACGGCGATCGCTCCTGGATCGCTCCGCTGGCCCTGATGGTCTTCGTGTGGGTCACGCTGATGAACGCGGTCGACTTGATCCCGGTGGATTGGGTGACCGGCGTCAACCATCTGCTGGGCTCCTTCGGTCTGCACGTGCCGCACCATCGCGCCGTGGCCACGGCTGACCTGAACGGCACCTTCGGCATGTCGTTCGCTGTGCTGATCCTGATGATCTACTACAGCTTCAAGATCAAGGGTGCGGGCGGCTTCGCACACGAGCTGCTCTCCGCCCCGTTCGGCGCCAAGTGGTACCTCGCGCCGTTCAACCTGATCCTCAACATCATTGAATTCCTCGCCAAGGCTGTGTCGCTGGGCATGCGGTTGTTCGGCAACATGTACGCGGGCGAACTGGTGTTCCTGCTGATCGCGCTGCTTGGCTCGATCTGGACGTTCGGTGCTGATTTCTCGGCGCTGGGTTTCGTAGGTCACGTGGTGGCCGGTGCAGTCTGGGCGATCTTCCACATCCTGATCGTTCTGCTGCAGGCGTTCATTTTCATGATGCTGACGCTGGTGTACATCGGCCAGGCACATGATCACCACTAA
- a CDS encoding ParB/RepB/Spo0J family partition protein encodes MSTMKKKGLGRGLEALLGSPAEIVETAKQEGAPTVLKLEQMQPGKYQPRTRMDEGALQELAASIRAQGLMQPILVRKIASDGPQPKYEIIAGERRFRASRLAGLTEVPVLVKDVPDESAAAMALIENIQREDLNPLEEAQGIARLVREFQFTHEQAAESVGRSRSAVSNLLRLLNLAQPVQTMLMAGDIDMGHARALLAVDSATQILLANQIVNKRLSVRETEKLVALTLKPFELKSLKQKGAHQGGRDVARLEEELADQLGLGVQIKLAAKGRGQLTVQFSSLDEFDGLLARLRPDGDEEAA; translated from the coding sequence ATGAGCACGATGAAGAAAAAGGGACTGGGCCGCGGCCTCGAAGCGCTGCTGGGCAGTCCCGCCGAGATTGTCGAGACCGCCAAGCAGGAGGGCGCGCCGACAGTGCTGAAGCTCGAGCAGATGCAGCCCGGCAAGTACCAGCCACGCACGCGCATGGACGAAGGTGCGCTGCAGGAGCTGGCCGCGAGCATTCGCGCGCAAGGCCTGATGCAGCCGATCCTGGTGCGCAAGATCGCGTCCGACGGCCCGCAGCCCAAGTACGAAATCATCGCGGGTGAGCGCCGCTTCCGCGCTTCGCGCTTGGCCGGTCTGACCGAAGTGCCGGTGCTCGTGAAGGACGTGCCGGACGAATCGGCCGCCGCCATGGCGCTCATCGAGAACATCCAGCGTGAAGACCTCAACCCGCTGGAAGAAGCGCAGGGCATCGCGCGTCTGGTGCGTGAATTCCAGTTCACGCACGAGCAGGCGGCAGAATCGGTGGGCCGCTCGCGCAGCGCGGTGTCGAACCTATTGCGCCTGTTGAATCTCGCCCAGCCTGTGCAGACGATGTTGATGGCCGGCGACATCGACATGGGCCACGCCCGTGCGCTGCTGGCAGTCGACAGTGCGACACAAATCCTGTTGGCCAACCAGATCGTCAACAAGCGCCTGTCAGTGCGCGAGACGGAAAAGCTGGTGGCCTTGACGCTCAAGCCGTTCGAGTTGAAGTCGCTCAAGCAGAAGGGCGCACATCAAGGGGGGCGCGACGTCGCTCGCCTGGAAGAAGAACTGGCGGACCAGCTGGGCCTGGGTGTGCAGATCAAGCTGGCGGCCAAGGGCCGTGGCCAATTGACCGTCCAGTTCAGCAGCCTCGATGAGTTTGACGGTTTGCTGGCGCGCCTGCGTCCAGACGGTGACGAAGAGGCTGCCTGA
- a CDS encoding ParA family protein, which produces MSNIFVIANQKGGVGKTTTTVNLAAGLAAQGQRVLLVDLDPQGNASMGSGIDKHTLEFSVYQVLVGLATIPQARQRSEAGRYDVLPANRDLAGAEVELVDLEHRENRLKLALAEVDADYDFVLIDCPPSLSLLTLNGLCAAHGVVVPMQCEYFALEGLSDLVNTIKQVHANLNRDLKVIGLLRVMFDPRVTLQQQVSAQLESHFGDKVFKTLIPRNVRLAEAPSYGMPGVAFDPASKGAKAYLDFGAEMIARVRQMADMPA; this is translated from the coding sequence ATGTCGAATATTTTCGTGATCGCCAACCAGAAGGGTGGGGTCGGCAAGACCACCACCACGGTGAATCTCGCGGCGGGGCTGGCCGCGCAGGGGCAGCGCGTGCTGCTGGTCGATTTGGACCCGCAGGGCAACGCCTCGATGGGCTCGGGTATCGACAAGCACACGCTCGAATTCAGCGTGTACCAGGTGCTCGTGGGTCTGGCGACGATTCCGCAGGCGCGTCAGCGCTCGGAAGCCGGCCGCTATGACGTGCTGCCCGCCAACCGCGACCTGGCCGGCGCCGAAGTCGAACTGGTCGACCTGGAGCATCGCGAAAATCGCCTCAAGCTCGCATTGGCTGAGGTCGATGCCGACTACGACTTCGTCCTGATCGATTGCCCGCCGTCGCTGTCGCTGCTCACGCTCAACGGCCTGTGCGCAGCGCACGGCGTGGTCGTGCCGATGCAGTGCGAGTACTTCGCACTCGAAGGGTTGTCGGATCTGGTTAACACCATCAAGCAGGTGCACGCCAACCTGAACCGCGACCTTAAGGTGATCGGTCTGCTGCGCGTGATGTTCGACCCGCGTGTGACGCTGCAGCAGCAGGTATCGGCGCAACTCGAGTCGCACTTTGGCGACAAGGTCTTCAAGACGCTGATCCCGCGCAACGTGCGCCTGGCCGAGGCGCCGTCGTATGGCATGCCGGGCGTGGCGTTCGACCCTGCGTCGAAGGGCGCCAAGGCCTACCTGGATTTCGGCGCCGAGATGATCGCGCGCGTGCGGCAGATGGCCGACATGCCGGCCTGA
- a CDS encoding ATP synthase subunit I, with protein sequence MQPATRQRPDSYASFEAARPTSAQAPEHDDWDDDAGKAEPPVHVLSHDEAVAMFGEQALRASRITPFSIVLGQVAITLLCALGWYVGSWFAGTGAASAGQAALSALLGGGVCVVPSAWFAMRLSTAMGFESIARLVVGEAIKVLGTVALLVIVVVMFKGLHWPPLLITLILALKMYWVGLALR encoded by the coding sequence ATGCAGCCAGCCACGCGGCAACGGCCCGATTCTTACGCTTCGTTCGAAGCCGCCCGACCCACGTCGGCGCAGGCTCCGGAGCACGACGATTGGGATGATGACGCAGGGAAGGCGGAACCGCCGGTGCATGTGCTCTCACATGACGAAGCGGTTGCCATGTTCGGCGAGCAGGCCCTGCGGGCTTCGCGTATCACGCCTTTCTCCATCGTGCTCGGCCAGGTGGCCATCACACTGTTGTGTGCGCTCGGATGGTATGTCGGCAGCTGGTTCGCGGGCACAGGCGCTGCGTCGGCAGGCCAAGCTGCGTTGTCGGCCCTCTTGGGGGGCGGTGTGTGCGTGGTGCCTTCGGCATGGTTCGCGATGCGACTGTCGACGGCCATGGGGTTCGAGTCCATCGCCCGTCTGGTGGTGGGCGAAGCGATCAAGGTGCTCGGCACGGTCGCACTGCTGGTGATTGTGGTGGTGATGTTCAAGGGGCTGCACTGGCCGCCTTTGCTGATCACCTTGATCCTGGCGCTCAAGATGTACTGGGTTGGTCTCGCGCTGCGTTGA
- the atpE gene encoding F0F1 ATP synthase subunit C: protein MQAFLANIQGLTAIGIGIIIGLGAIGACLGIALMGGKYIEACARQPELMNPLQTKMFLLAGLIDAAFLIGVGVAMLFAFANPLLSVIK from the coding sequence ATGCAAGCATTTCTCGCCAACATCCAAGGTCTGACCGCCATCGGTATCGGCATCATCATCGGCCTGGGTGCTATCGGCGCCTGCCTCGGCATCGCACTGATGGGCGGCAAGTACATCGAAGCCTGCGCACGTCAGCCTGAGCTGATGAACCCGCTGCAAACCAAGATGTTCCTGCTGGCTGGCCTGATCGACGCGGCATTCCTGATCGGCGTTGGTGTGGCCATGCTGTTCGCGTTCGCCAACCCGCTGCTGTCGGTCATCAAGTAA